The Spirochaetota bacterium genome includes a region encoding these proteins:
- a CDS encoding response regulator has product MDNGGKTILLVEDEAIIALMEARMLERDGYAVIHAPDGETAVAAVRAHAPKIDLVLMDIDLGRGMDGTQAAREILTDHDIPVVFLSSHTEKAIVEKTEVITSYGYVVKNSGETVILASIRMAFRLFEAGRQIRKKSMEFEATNEELNAAVEEMEATNEELVRSERQIMESERRLALAQSVAHVGSWELDLGTKVMWGSDEAFKIYGLAMPADRRLPLELVQKIPLSQDRPRLDKALAGLIAGEAPYDLVFGIRRANDGEERVIHSVARLARDEQGRPEAIFGTIQEITERARAEEELRRLIAQKETLMKELQHRVKNNLNVLISLLGLGKHRLSDENSRQIFTNAISRINAMAAIYERLYRSADPTTVDLHSYIRELAQSIIQTYQVESGRIRIETTLAEARIDTKRAVPVGLILNELISNALKYAYPDGPSGVIRVSLRNESGTLTLGVEDNGPGLPAEFNPDEQEGMGLNLVRMLADQIDAVLTIDGSHGVRVSISFEL; this is encoded by the coding sequence ATGGACAACGGCGGGAAAACCATACTCCTCGTCGAAGATGAGGCGATCATCGCGCTCATGGAGGCAAGGATGCTCGAGCGGGACGGGTACGCGGTCATCCATGCGCCTGACGGTGAGACCGCGGTGGCCGCAGTTCGCGCGCATGCCCCGAAGATCGACCTCGTCCTGATGGATATAGACCTTGGCAGGGGAATGGACGGCACCCAGGCGGCACGCGAAATCCTCACGGATCATGACATCCCGGTGGTGTTCCTTTCTTCGCATACCGAGAAAGCGATAGTCGAAAAAACCGAAGTGATCACCTCGTACGGGTACGTGGTGAAAAACTCGGGGGAAACGGTGATCCTCGCGTCCATCCGGATGGCCTTCCGGCTGTTCGAGGCCGGCAGGCAGATCAGGAAGAAAAGCATGGAGTTCGAGGCCACGAACGAGGAGCTCAACGCGGCCGTCGAGGAAATGGAAGCCACGAACGAGGAGCTTGTCCGGTCGGAGCGGCAGATAATGGAGAGCGAGCGCAGGCTGGCCCTCGCGCAATCCGTGGCGCACGTGGGCAGTTGGGAGCTCGATCTCGGAACAAAGGTCATGTGGGGCTCGGACGAGGCGTTTAAAATATACGGGCTGGCGATGCCCGCGGACCGCCGCCTGCCGCTCGAATTAGTGCAAAAAATTCCGCTCTCCCAGGATCGCCCGCGCCTGGATAAAGCGCTCGCCGGGCTGATCGCCGGCGAGGCGCCGTATGACCTCGTATTCGGTATCCGGCGCGCGAACGACGGGGAAGAGCGCGTCATCCACTCGGTCGCGAGGCTCGCGCGCGACGAACAGGGACGGCCCGAGGCGATCTTCGGCACGATCCAGGAGATCACCGAGCGGGCCCGCGCGGAAGAGGAGCTGCGGCGGCTCATCGCCCAGAAAGAGACCCTCATGAAGGAACTCCAGCACCGCGTCAAGAACAACCTGAATGTCCTAATAAGCCTCCTGGGCCTGGGAAAGCACAGGCTTTCGGATGAGAATTCACGGCAGATATTCACCAACGCAATAAGCCGTATCAACGCCATGGCGGCGATCTACGAGCGGCTGTACAGGTCCGCGGATCCGACGACCGTGGATCTGCACTCGTATATAAGGGAGCTTGCGCAGTCGATCATCCAGACCTACCAGGTCGAGTCCGGCAGGATTCGCATCGAAACGACGCTCGCGGAGGCGCGCATCGACACCAAACGGGCGGTGCCGGTGGGTCTCATTCTGAACGAGTTGATATCGAACGCGCTCAAATACGCGTATCCGGACGGCCCGAGCGGCGTGATCCGGGTCAGCCTGCGCAATGAAAGCGGGACGCTCACGCTGGGGGTGGAGGATAACGGGCCGGGGCTGCCCGCCGAATTCAACCCGGACGAGCAGGAGGGCATGGGACTCAACCTGGTGCGCATGCTCGCCGACCAGATCGATGCCGTGTTGACTATCGATGGCTCCCATGGCGTGCGTGTGAGCATCAGCTTCGAGCTTTAG
- a CDS encoding 2-oxoacid ferredoxin oxidoreductase (catalyzes the coenzyme A-dependent decarboxylation of 2-oxoacids, such as pyruvate and 2-oxoglutarate), with the protein MKENAAVSPYEFDEPIDIAWCPGCGNFAITKALKLALVELGIRRENLVMVSGIGQAAKSPHYINASFFNGLHGRSLPAATAVKASNPGLTVIAESGDGCTYGEGGGHFLPTVRRNPDITNLVHDNRVYGLTKGQASPTAPRGFRTPVQVAGVYLEPFNPIAVSIALNASFVARAYSGDVEKTKEIMKKAISHRGYALIDILQPCVSFNKVNTYQWYKEHTYYLGDEYDPRDREAALWASFETEKLPLGIIYTNNDNPVFEDAFPLYKENKKPLYERTRDPGILRAFLKSKV; encoded by the coding sequence ATGAAAGAGAACGCTGCTGTGTCTCCGTACGAATTCGACGAACCCATAGACATCGCGTGGTGCCCCGGGTGCGGAAACTTCGCCATTACCAAGGCGCTCAAGTTGGCGCTGGTGGAACTGGGAATCCGGCGTGAAAACCTGGTAATGGTCTCCGGGATCGGCCAGGCGGCGAAGTCGCCCCATTACATCAATGCGAGCTTCTTCAACGGCCTCCACGGCAGATCGCTGCCGGCGGCCACGGCCGTCAAGGCGTCCAATCCGGGTCTCACCGTCATCGCGGAGAGCGGGGACGGCTGCACCTACGGCGAGGGGGGAGGCCATTTCCTTCCCACGGTGCGGAGGAACCCGGACATCACCAATCTCGTTCATGACAACAGGGTGTACGGTCTCACCAAGGGCCAGGCGTCTCCCACGGCGCCCCGCGGATTCCGGACACCCGTACAGGTCGCGGGGGTGTACCTGGAGCCGTTCAACCCCATAGCCGTGTCCATCGCGCTCAACGCTTCGTTCGTCGCGCGCGCCTATTCCGGTGACGTCGAGAAGACGAAGGAGATCATGAAAAAAGCGATCAGCCACCGGGGATATGCGCTCATCGACATCCTTCAGCCGTGCGTCTCTTTCAATAAGGTGAACACCTACCAGTGGTACAAGGAGCATACGTACTACCTGGGGGATGAGTACGATCCGCGCGATCGGGAGGCGGCCCTCTGGGCCTCCTTTGAAACGGAGAAGCTTCCCCTGGGCATCATCTACACGAACAATGACAACCCCGTCTTCGAGGACGCGTTCCCGCTGTATAAAGAAAATAAAAAGCCGTTATACGAAAGAACGCGCGATCCCGGGATTTTACGCGCCTTTCTGAAAAGCAAGGTATAG
- a CDS encoding 2-oxoacid:acceptor oxidoreductase subunit alpha, with product MDLTGRKDISIVLSGEAGQGIQTLEQLLLRLFKGAGLYVYSYSEFMSRIRGGNNSTQLRLSPERVDCFIDRIDIFVPFGPGAMDRFHDRISASTVILGDNEHIDTRYRKGGHPIVNVSFAEMAKQAGSPLYANIVVMGLFAGLYGLGLDRVEAQMRRTFKKAGDEILAKNMHAAGLGHAFGSSVAASGTLVLPAGRASEPAGEMVTNGAETIVLGGLAGGCNFVSSYPMSPSTDVLVYFARYAEQFGVIVEQAEDEISAINMAIASWYAGGRAMVTTSGGGFALMTEAMSLAGAIESPLVVHLGQRPGPATGLPTRTEQGDLNFALYSGHGEFPRVIYAPGDFTQAFQLTQRAFFVADKHQVPALVLTDQYFIDSNCCVPPFTIEPGMDKNHIVETAADYKRFRLTDNGISPRGVPGYGKGIVCVDSDEHTEAGYITEDSEVRRAMVDKRLKKLEALEEEALPPALYGPRDYAHLLVCWGSTLHCVLEALRGLGRKDIAVLHFSQVYPIHRDAAGLIERAKKKIIIEGNATSQFGALLKLHAGTIFDHAVLKYDGMPFTPEQIIGAVERAL from the coding sequence ATGGACCTGACGGGCAGGAAAGATATTTCTATAGTGTTATCCGGCGAGGCTGGCCAGGGCATCCAGACCCTGGAGCAATTGCTCCTGCGGCTCTTCAAGGGCGCGGGCCTGTACGTGTATTCCTACAGCGAATTCATGTCGCGGATACGGGGAGGCAACAATTCCACCCAGCTGCGCCTTTCCCCTGAACGCGTCGACTGCTTTATAGACAGGATCGACATCTTCGTGCCGTTCGGGCCGGGCGCGATGGACCGGTTCCACGACCGGATCTCGGCGTCCACGGTGATCCTTGGCGACAACGAGCATATTGACACCCGCTATCGTAAAGGAGGCCACCCGATAGTCAATGTTTCCTTCGCGGAAATGGCGAAACAGGCAGGCTCTCCCCTGTACGCGAACATCGTCGTCATGGGCCTCTTCGCCGGGCTGTACGGGCTGGGCCTTGACCGCGTGGAGGCGCAGATGCGCCGCACGTTCAAGAAGGCCGGCGATGAAATCCTCGCGAAGAACATGCATGCGGCCGGGCTGGGGCACGCGTTCGGGTCCAGTGTCGCGGCATCGGGCACACTCGTGCTTCCCGCGGGGAGGGCTTCGGAGCCGGCCGGGGAAATGGTGACCAACGGCGCCGAGACGATCGTCCTGGGCGGGCTTGCGGGGGGATGCAATTTCGTTTCCTCATATCCCATGTCCCCGTCCACGGACGTGCTCGTCTACTTTGCCCGTTATGCGGAACAGTTCGGCGTGATCGTCGAACAGGCCGAGGACGAGATAAGCGCGATCAACATGGCGATAGCCTCGTGGTACGCGGGCGGCAGGGCCATGGTCACCACGTCCGGCGGCGGCTTCGCGCTCATGACCGAGGCCATGAGCCTGGCCGGCGCGATCGAATCCCCCCTGGTCGTCCACCTGGGACAGCGTCCCGGCCCCGCGACGGGGCTCCCCACCAGGACCGAGCAGGGAGATTTAAATTTCGCGCTTTATTCGGGACACGGCGAGTTCCCCCGGGTGATCTATGCGCCGGGGGATTTCACCCAGGCCTTCCAGCTTACCCAGCGCGCGTTCTTCGTCGCGGACAAGCACCAGGTCCCCGCGCTCGTGCTCACCGACCAGTACTTCATCGATTCGAACTGCTGCGTGCCCCCCTTCACGATCGAGCCGGGGATGGATAAAAATCATATCGTGGAAACGGCCGCGGACTACAAGCGCTTCCGCCTGACCGATAACGGCATCTCCCCGCGCGGGGTGCCCGGGTACGGGAAGGGCATCGTGTGCGTGGACAGCGACGAGCATACCGAGGCCGGCTACATCACCGAGGATTCCGAGGTCCGCCGCGCCATGGTCGACAAGCGCCTGAAAAAGCTCGAGGCGCTCGAGGAGGAAGCGCTGCCCCCCGCGCTCTACGGACCCAGGGATTATGCGCACCTTCTCGTGTGCTGGGGCTCCACGCTCCACTGCGTGCTTGAGGCGCTCAGGGGCCTGGGCCGGAAGGATATTGCCGTGCTCCATTTCTCCCAGGTGTACCCGATTCACCGGGACGCGGCGGGCCTGATCGAACGCGCGAAGAAAAAGATCATTATTGAAGGCAACGCCACGTCGCAGTTCGGCGCGCTTCTGAAACTTCATGCCGGTACGATATTCGACCACGCGGTGCTCAAGTACGACGGGATGCCGTTCACTCCGGAGCAGATCATAGGGGCGGTGGAGAGGGCGCTATGA
- a CDS encoding sorbosone dehydrogenase family protein: MNLKKAALIGVAVLAFVTASAALVICRALPRGYLAGILPTAGPALESIVLPPGFRIHMYAANVPGARSLALSPSGTLYVGTRPEGRVYAIVDRDRDFRADEVRVIAAGLHSPNGVAFRGGALYVAEVSAVHVYEGIEEGGGADARHRVIRSDFPTDDHHGWKYIAFGPDGMLYVPVGAPCNVCRRDDRRYASIMRMHADGSGLELFAQGIRNTVGFDWNPLTRELWFTDNGRDWMGDDAPPDELNRAPRAGMHFGFPFCHGKDLRDPEFGEGAACASYTPPEMELDAHAAALGMKFYTGSMFPARYRGNVFIAQHGSWNRSEPIGYRIEMVRIENGRAVGREVFARGWLQGSAAWGRPVDVLVMPDGSLLVSDDKAGAIYRIHYTGE; encoded by the coding sequence ATGAACCTGAAAAAGGCGGCGCTTATCGGCGTAGCCGTTCTCGCCTTCGTGACGGCGTCGGCGGCGCTCGTCATCTGTCGCGCCCTGCCGCGCGGCTACCTCGCCGGGATTTTGCCGACCGCGGGCCCGGCGCTCGAGTCCATCGTCCTTCCCCCCGGCTTCCGGATCCACATGTACGCCGCGAATGTTCCGGGCGCGCGCTCCCTGGCGCTCTCGCCCTCCGGGACGCTCTACGTGGGGACCAGGCCGGAGGGCCGCGTCTACGCGATTGTCGACCGCGACCGGGACTTTCGCGCCGACGAGGTGAGGGTAATCGCCGCGGGACTCCATAGCCCCAACGGCGTGGCGTTCCGCGGCGGCGCGCTCTATGTCGCGGAGGTGAGCGCGGTCCACGTCTACGAGGGGATCGAGGAGGGCGGGGGGGCCGATGCGCGGCATCGCGTGATCCGGAGCGATTTCCCGACCGACGACCATCACGGCTGGAAATACATCGCCTTCGGGCCCGACGGCATGCTCTACGTGCCGGTGGGCGCGCCCTGCAACGTCTGCAGGCGCGACGATCGCCGATACGCTTCTATCATGAGGATGCACGCCGACGGCTCCGGCCTGGAGCTCTTCGCCCAGGGCATTCGCAACACCGTGGGCTTCGACTGGAATCCCCTGACCCGGGAGCTCTGGTTCACCGACAACGGCCGCGACTGGATGGGCGACGATGCGCCCCCCGATGAGTTGAATCGCGCCCCGCGCGCGGGGATGCACTTCGGGTTCCCGTTCTGCCACGGGAAAGACCTGCGCGATCCGGAATTCGGGGAGGGCGCCGCGTGCGCCTCGTATACGCCGCCGGAGATGGAGCTTGACGCGCACGCGGCGGCGCTCGGGATGAAGTTCTACACGGGGTCCATGTTCCCCGCGCGCTACCGCGGAAACGTGTTCATCGCCCAGCACGGGAGCTGGAACCGCAGCGAACCGATCGGCTACAGGATCGAGATGGTGCGGATCGAGAACGGCAGGGCCGTGGGCAGGGAGGTGTTCGCGCGGGGCTGGCTGCAAGGGAGCGCCGCCTGGGGACGGCCCGTGGACGTCCTCGTAATGCCCGACGGCTCCCTGCTCGTCTCGGACGACAAGGCCGGCGCGATCTACCGTATCCATTACACCGGCGAATGA
- the bfr gene encoding bacterioferritin: MKGNPKLLEALNSLLADELTAINQYMVHSEMCHNWGYDKLHEGFEKRAIDEMKHAEKLIGRILFLEGTPVVTDLRKIHIGADVPKQLANDAEAEYGAIKAYNDAIKLAGEVGDFATREVLEGILKDEDAHIDKIEELQDQVAQMSIQIFLSIQV, translated from the coding sequence ATGAAAGGCAACCCGAAACTTCTTGAAGCGTTGAATTCCCTGCTGGCCGACGAGCTGACCGCGATCAACCAGTACATGGTGCACTCCGAGATGTGCCACAACTGGGGATACGACAAGCTGCACGAGGGATTCGAGAAACGCGCGATCGATGAGATGAAGCACGCCGAGAAGCTTATCGGCCGCATTCTTTTCCTGGAGGGGACTCCCGTGGTGACGGACCTCCGGAAGATCCATATCGGCGCGGACGTCCCCAAGCAACTCGCCAACGACGCCGAGGCCGAATATGGCGCGATCAAGGCGTACAACGACGCGATCAAGCTCGCCGGGGAGGTGGGGGATTTCGCGACGCGCGAGGTCCTCGAAGGAATCCTTAAAGACGAGGACGCGCACATCGACAAGATCGAGGAGCTGCAGGACCAGGTCGCGCAGATGTCCATCCAGATATTCCTTTCAATCCAGGTCTAG
- a CDS encoding iron/manganese transporter, which translates to METVSVKKKGWLRKLLAFAGPAYLVSIGYMDPGNWATDIEGGARFGYTLIWVILMSNLMAVLLQTLSARLGIVTGTDLAQGCRREYPRPVGFALWILAEVAIAATDLAEALGTILGLNLLFGLPLLWGCLLTACDTFLLLFIQRFGVRKMESFIIMLVAVIGVCFIIQMFIVRPDWGGVATGFIPSLAPGALFIAIGIIGATVMPHNLYLHSSLVQSRAIDKTYTGRAQACRYNLFDTVVALNAAFFVNAAILVVSASTFHARGIEVTEIQQAHALLEPILGSTVAPVAFAIALLAAGQSSTLTGTISGQVVMEGFLNIKMRPWLRRLMTRSVALVPAIFVIAISGSEGMYKLLILSQVILSLQLPFAIVPLIHFTSSKQKMGVFANKLHIAILAWIVAGIIIALNIRLVAETISAAIESAPLPLWVFTILFAASVAGLLIYVILAPLVRPQRAWESGVIGGEHEIARKLKPLRVKHIGVALEHSPGDSDVISAAQSIARAYGARITLIHVVESPGAMVFGEMSESLHSRGDAAYLEGIARELESADMAVDTLLREGDPADEIRNAVGIAGLDLLVLGSHGHRGLSDVVFGETVNSVRHGTAVPVLVIRMKEVRAEKPGG; encoded by the coding sequence ATGGAAACGGTATCCGTAAAAAAGAAGGGCTGGCTCAGGAAACTGCTCGCGTTCGCGGGCCCGGCCTACCTCGTGAGCATAGGCTACATGGACCCGGGAAACTGGGCGACCGATATCGAGGGGGGGGCGCGGTTCGGATACACCCTGATATGGGTGATCCTCATGTCGAACCTCATGGCGGTGCTCCTGCAGACGCTTTCGGCCCGCCTGGGGATTGTGACCGGGACGGACCTCGCGCAGGGGTGCCGGCGCGAATACCCGCGCCCCGTCGGCTTCGCGCTCTGGATACTCGCCGAGGTGGCGATCGCCGCGACCGACCTCGCGGAGGCGCTGGGCACCATACTGGGGCTCAACCTGCTCTTCGGGCTGCCGCTCCTGTGGGGGTGCCTCTTGACCGCATGCGACACGTTTCTCCTGCTGTTCATCCAGCGCTTTGGCGTCCGCAAGATGGAATCCTTCATTATTATGCTCGTCGCCGTGATCGGGGTCTGTTTCATAATCCAGATGTTCATCGTCCGCCCCGACTGGGGCGGCGTGGCGACCGGCTTTATCCCGAGCCTGGCACCGGGCGCCCTCTTTATCGCGATCGGCATTATCGGCGCGACCGTCATGCCGCACAACCTGTATCTTCACTCCTCGCTCGTCCAGTCGCGCGCCATCGACAAGACCTACACGGGACGGGCGCAGGCGTGCAGGTACAACCTGTTCGACACGGTGGTTGCGCTTAACGCGGCCTTCTTCGTGAACGCCGCGATCCTCGTCGTGAGCGCGTCCACGTTCCACGCGCGCGGGATCGAGGTCACCGAGATCCAGCAGGCGCACGCGCTCCTGGAGCCCATCCTGGGAAGCACCGTCGCACCCGTCGCCTTCGCGATCGCGCTGCTCGCCGCGGGCCAGAGCTCGACCCTCACGGGGACCATTTCGGGCCAGGTCGTGATGGAAGGCTTCCTTAACATCAAGATGCGGCCGTGGCTCAGGAGGCTCATGACGAGGAGCGTCGCACTCGTCCCTGCCATATTCGTCATCGCGATCAGCGGGAGCGAGGGAATGTATAAGCTCCTCATCCTCTCGCAGGTGATCCTGAGCCTCCAGCTCCCGTTCGCGATCGTTCCGCTCATACATTTCACCTCGTCGAAACAGAAGATGGGCGTTTTCGCGAACAAGCTTCACATTGCGATACTGGCATGGATCGTCGCGGGCATTATCATCGCCCTGAATATCAGGCTCGTCGCCGAAACGATCTCGGCCGCGATCGAGTCCGCGCCCCTGCCGCTGTGGGTGTTCACGATCCTGTTCGCGGCGTCGGTCGCGGGATTGCTCATCTACGTGATCCTCGCGCCGCTGGTCAGGCCGCAGCGCGCCTGGGAGAGCGGTGTTATCGGCGGGGAACACGAGATCGCGAGGAAGCTGAAACCGCTTCGGGTGAAGCATATAGGCGTGGCGCTCGAGCATTCCCCGGGGGATAGCGACGTCATATCCGCGGCGCAGAGTATCGCCCGCGCGTACGGCGCACGGATCACGCTGATACACGTGGTCGAGTCACCGGGGGCCATGGTGTTCGGGGAGATGTCGGAGAGCCTGCACAGCCGGGGCGACGCGGCCTACCTGGAAGGAATCGCGCGCGAGCTCGAAAGCGCGGACATGGCCGTCGATACGCTGCTTCGCGAGGGAGACCCCGCCGACGAGATCCGCAACGCCGTGGGGATCGCGGGGCTCGATCTCCTGGTGCTGGGCTCGCATGGGCACCGCGGCCTGTCGGACGTGGTGTTCGGCGAAACGGTGAACAGCGTGCGGCACGGGACCGCCGTCCCGGTGCTGGTGATCCGGATGAAGGAAGTCCGCGCCGAGAAGCCCGGCGGGTGA
- a CDS encoding P-II family nitrogen regulator gives MKIIIAIIQPHRLEQVKEELYKAEVNLITVSEVLGHGRQMGVTEVYRGNKETGNLLRKIRLEIAVNEGFVEPTIAAILKGAQTGKLGDGKIFVYNLDECVRIRTAERGPEAIG, from the coding sequence ATGAAAATAATCATCGCAATCATACAGCCCCACAGGCTCGAGCAGGTGAAGGAAGAGCTCTACAAGGCGGAGGTAAACCTGATCACCGTGAGCGAGGTACTGGGCCACGGCCGGCAGATGGGCGTCACGGAGGTCTACCGGGGCAACAAGGAGACCGGCAACCTCTTGAGGAAGATACGGCTCGAGATCGCCGTCAACGAGGGTTTCGTGGAACCCACAATCGCGGCGATACTGAAGGGCGCTCAGACCGGCAAGCTTGGTGACGGGAAGATATTCGTGTACAACCTGGATGAGTGCGTCCGCATCCGTACGGCGGAGCGCGGGCCGGAGGCGATCGGCTGA
- a CDS encoding ammonium transporter has translation MKTFLLSVLSLAVPAAACAAEEGAAATSGADTAWVLICTALVMFMTVPALALFYGGLVKRKNVLSILMQCFVTLAVGSLMWIAFGYSLSFSPKPYIQGFLGNLDWAFLENVGTGPSAHYATTVPHLAFMIFQGMFAVITPALIIGAFAERMKFSAFMAFTVAWSLLVYYPVAHWVWSTDGWLFKMGALDFAGGIVVHINAGIAALVTALVIGKRIYLKPTPPHSLPFTMIGAGMLWFGWFGFNAGSALAANGLAANAFVVTNTAASAAVVVWMALDWVLVSKPTMLGTATGAIAGLAAITPAAGFVGVGASIAIGAAASAICYVMVVYIKGRLGYDDALDAFGVHGIGGLIGTLAAGVFATPLVQPGIAGALSGNLNQLWVQCIAAASVTGYALVLTWIIYALIDRTMGLRVSEDEEAMGLDITQHDERGYTVIE, from the coding sequence ATGAAAACATTTCTATTATCCGTACTGTCGCTTGCCGTCCCCGCGGCCGCATGCGCCGCGGAAGAAGGCGCCGCCGCGACGAGCGGCGCAGATACCGCCTGGGTGCTTATCTGCACCGCGCTCGTGATGTTCATGACCGTCCCCGCCCTCGCGCTTTTTTACGGGGGCCTGGTGAAGAGAAAGAACGTATTGAGCATCCTCATGCAGTGCTTCGTGACGCTTGCGGTGGGGAGCCTCATGTGGATCGCGTTCGGGTACAGTCTCTCGTTCAGCCCGAAGCCGTATATCCAGGGCTTCCTGGGAAACCTCGACTGGGCATTCCTCGAGAATGTCGGGACCGGCCCCAGCGCGCACTACGCGACGACCGTCCCCCACCTCGCGTTCATGATATTCCAGGGGATGTTCGCGGTGATCACCCCGGCGCTCATCATAGGCGCGTTCGCAGAGCGGATGAAATTTTCCGCCTTCATGGCGTTCACGGTCGCGTGGTCGCTGCTCGTGTATTACCCGGTCGCGCACTGGGTATGGTCGACCGACGGCTGGCTCTTTAAAATGGGCGCGCTGGATTTCGCGGGCGGGATCGTGGTGCATATCAATGCCGGGATCGCGGCGCTGGTCACCGCGCTCGTTATCGGTAAAAGAATTTACCTTAAGCCCACACCGCCGCACAGCCTTCCCTTCACGATGATCGGGGCGGGCATGCTCTGGTTCGGGTGGTTCGGGTTCAACGCGGGGAGCGCGCTCGCGGCGAACGGGCTCGCGGCGAACGCGTTCGTGGTCACCAATACCGCGGCCTCTGCCGCGGTGGTCGTGTGGATGGCGCTCGACTGGGTGCTCGTGAGCAAGCCCACCATGCTGGGCACCGCGACCGGGGCCATCGCGGGACTTGCGGCCATCACGCCGGCCGCGGGTTTCGTGGGCGTGGGCGCCTCCATAGCCATCGGGGCGGCGGCGAGCGCGATCTGCTACGTCATGGTCGTGTATATCAAGGGGCGGCTCGGGTACGACGACGCGCTCGACGCGTTTGGTGTGCACGGGATCGGGGGCCTCATAGGCACCCTCGCGGCGGGGGTGTTCGCGACGCCGCTGGTGCAGCCGGGGATCGCCGGGGCGTTAAGCGGCAACCTGAACCAGCTCTGGGTGCAATGCATCGCGGCCGCGTCGGTGACCGGCTATGCGCTCGTCCTCACCTGGATCATCTACGCGCTTATCGACCGCACGATGGGGCTTCGCGTGAGCGAGGACGAGGAGGCAATGGGCCTCGATATCACCCAGCACGACGAACGCGGCTATACCGTCATCGAATAG